The following proteins are encoded in a genomic region of uncultured Ilyobacter sp.:
- the ribE gene encoding 6,7-dimethyl-8-ribityllumazine synthase yields MRVIEGNFTGKGLKVGIIAGRFNEFVSSKLIGGALDALKRHEVSEEDIDLAWVPGAFEMPLVAQKMARSGKYDAVITLGAVIRGATPHFDYVCSEVSKGVASVSLETGIPVIFGVLTTNTIEECIERAGTKAGNKGFDAGVSAIEMVNLLKGM; encoded by the coding sequence ATGAGAGTTATTGAGGGAAATTTCACAGGAAAAGGTCTAAAAGTTGGAATTATTGCAGGAAGATTTAATGAATTTGTTTCGTCTAAATTAATAGGGGGAGCTTTAGACGCCTTAAAAAGACATGAAGTTTCTGAGGAAGATATAGATTTGGCATGGGTTCCAGGTGCCTTTGAAATGCCGTTAGTGGCTCAAAAGATGGCAAGATCTGGGAAATATGATGCTGTAATTACACTTGGAGCAGTAATAAGAGGGGCGACTCCACACTTTGATTATGTGTGTTCAGAGGTTTCGAAAGGAGTGGCATCAGTATCTCTAGAAACAGGTATCCCTGTAATATTTGGAGTGCTCACAACTAATACAATAGAGGAATGTATCGAAAGAGCTGGTACAAAGGCTGGAAACAAAGGATTCGATGCAGGTGTGTCTGCCATCGAAATGGTAAACCTTTTAAAGGGGATGTAA
- a CDS encoding Fe-S-containing hydro-lyase, giving the protein MIKLTTPLTAEDTEKLKSGDIVQITGTIYTARDAAHARLVKLVEEGKELPFDVKGQIIYYVGPSPAKPGNPIGSAGPTTSYRMDPYAPTLLDQGLKGMIGKGGRSQEVKDACVRNKGVYFAATGGAAALIAKCIKKAEVIAYEDLGSEAIRKLEVEDFPVIVINDTYGNDQYETGQAEYRK; this is encoded by the coding sequence ATGATTAAGTTAACAACACCTTTAACGGCAGAAGATACAGAAAAACTAAAATCAGGAGATATAGTACAAATAACAGGTACAATATATACTGCAAGAGATGCAGCTCATGCTAGACTTGTAAAGTTAGTAGAAGAAGGGAAAGAATTACCCTTTGATGTAAAAGGGCAGATTATATATTATGTAGGGCCATCTCCTGCTAAGCCAGGAAATCCTATAGGAAGTGCAGGGCCTACAACAAGCTACAGAATGGATCCCTATGCTCCTACTCTTTTGGACCAGGGCTTAAAAGGAATGATAGGTAAAGGAGGAAGATCTCAAGAGGTAAAAGACGCCTGTGTAAGAAATAAGGGAGTTTACTTTGCTGCCACAGGTGGAGCTGCTGCTCTTATAGCAAAGTGCATAAAGAAAGCTGAAGTAATAGCCTATGAAGATCTAGGATCAGAAGCAATAAGAAAACTTGAAGTTGAAGATTTTCCTGTTATCGTTATAAATGATACTTATGGAAATGACCAGTATGAAACAGGACAAGCTGAATATAGAAAATAA
- the ribD gene encoding bifunctional diaminohydroxyphosphoribosylaminopyrimidine deaminase/5-amino-6-(5-phosphoribosylamino)uracil reductase RibD has translation MDKKYMEAALELALRGEGNVNPNPMVGAVVVKDGMIIGKGYHKQYGGPHAEVYALNEAGDKCRGATIYVTLEPCSHYGKTPPCAEKIIEMGIKKCVIACLDPNPLVAGRGVKLLEKAGIEVEVGLMEKEARELNRVFMKYITTGRPFLFLKCAITLDGKIAARTGSSKWITNGISREKVQRLRHRFMGIMVGANTLVMDNPRLNARIEGGNDPFRIVVDPKLSVPIDSNFVSMKDGKSIIVTSEKNKNSEKVLLLEENGVRFAWLPGDEFKIKDILEKIGEFKIDSVLLEGGSYLISKAFEENAIDGGEIFIAPKILGDQEGIPFIKGFSFDSIEEAFELKNVKFNQYGNNISVEFYKD, from the coding sequence ATGGATAAAAAATACATGGAGGCGGCTCTAGAACTGGCATTAAGAGGAGAGGGAAATGTGAACCCAAACCCTATGGTAGGAGCCGTGGTGGTAAAGGACGGAATGATAATAGGAAAAGGATATCATAAACAGTATGGGGGTCCTCATGCTGAGGTCTATGCCCTGAATGAGGCGGGGGACAAGTGTCGCGGCGCCACGATATACGTGACCCTAGAGCCCTGCTCTCACTATGGGAAAACTCCTCCATGTGCTGAAAAAATAATAGAGATGGGTATAAAAAAATGCGTGATAGCCTGTCTAGACCCCAACCCCCTCGTTGCAGGAAGAGGAGTGAAGCTTTTAGAAAAAGCCGGTATAGAGGTGGAAGTTGGTCTAATGGAAAAAGAAGCCAGAGAACTGAATAGGGTTTTCATGAAGTACATAACAACGGGAAGACCTTTTTTGTTTCTTAAATGTGCCATTACTCTAGACGGGAAAATTGCTGCTAGAACAGGAAGTTCCAAATGGATAACCAATGGAATCTCAAGAGAAAAGGTACAGAGGCTGAGACATCGTTTTATGGGAATAATGGTAGGGGCAAATACCCTTGTTATGGATAATCCACGGCTCAATGCAAGGATAGAAGGTGGGAATGATCCCTTTAGGATAGTGGTAGACCCTAAACTCAGTGTTCCAATTGATTCAAATTTTGTAAGTATGAAAGATGGAAAGAGTATAATAGTTACCTCAGAAAAAAATAAAAATTCAGAAAAAGTATTACTCCTAGAAGAAAATGGTGTTCGTTTTGCTTGGCTTCCTGGGGATGAATTTAAAATAAAAGATATCCTGGAAAAAATTGGTGAGTTCAAGATAGATTCTGTTTTACTTGAGGGGGGGAGCTACCTTATATCTAAGGCATTTGAAGAGAATGCTATAGATGGAGGGGAAATATTTATAGCTCCTAAAATATTGGGAGACCAAGAGGGGATACCTTTTATAAAGGGATTTTCATTTGATAGTATAGAGGAAGCTTTTGAACTGAAAAATGTTAAATTTAATCAATACGGGAATAATATTTCTGTGGAATTTTATAAAGATTAG
- a CDS encoding bifunctional 3,4-dihydroxy-2-butanone-4-phosphate synthase/GTP cyclohydrolase II — MLDRIDEAIEDIKAGKMVIVVDDENRENEGDIIIAGEKVSYESINFMAKYARGLTCVPLTKERADQLHLPQMVNRNTDSHGTAFTVSVDSVEGTTTGISVADRVKTITDLVDESKGPWDFKRPGHLFPLVARDGGVLVRPGHTEAAVDLARLAGLKPVGVICEILKDDGTMARLMDLKEFAKEHGLKIISIEDLIKYRKEHDVLMEVYATATMPTIAGNFEIVAFDNKLDGKEHIALVKGDVKGKEDVLIRIHSECFTGDILGSMRCDCGLQLKAAMKKIDEEGEGIILYLRQEGRGIGLINKIKAYALQDKGLDTVEANEQLGFEADLRDYAVASQMLKALEVKSVRVMTNNLRKVNGLEKYGIKVNKRKGIEVDPNENNLRYLKTKKTKLGHILKLDENK, encoded by the coding sequence ATGCTAGATAGAATAGATGAAGCTATAGAGGATATAAAAGCCGGTAAAATGGTAATCGTAGTAGATGATGAAAACCGTGAAAATGAAGGGGATATTATTATCGCCGGAGAAAAGGTTAGTTATGAGAGTATAAACTTTATGGCAAAATATGCCAGAGGTCTCACATGTGTGCCTCTAACTAAGGAGAGGGCGGATCAGCTTCACCTTCCTCAGATGGTAAACAGAAATACAGATTCGCACGGTACAGCATTTACTGTTTCGGTAGATTCTGTAGAAGGGACAACTACAGGAATCTCTGTTGCAGACAGAGTAAAAACTATAACTGACCTTGTAGATGAAAGCAAGGGGCCTTGGGATTTTAAGAGACCGGGACATCTTTTCCCACTGGTTGCAAGAGATGGGGGAGTCTTGGTGAGACCAGGACACACAGAGGCCGCTGTAGACCTTGCAAGACTTGCGGGTCTAAAGCCTGTAGGAGTTATCTGTGAAATACTAAAGGATGACGGAACAATGGCAAGGCTTATGGACCTGAAAGAGTTTGCAAAAGAGCATGGCCTTAAAATAATTTCTATAGAGGACCTTATAAAATACAGAAAAGAACACGATGTACTGATGGAAGTCTACGCAACTGCAACTATGCCTACAATTGCGGGAAATTTTGAGATAGTCGCCTTTGACAATAAATTGGACGGTAAGGAGCATATCGCCCTTGTAAAGGGAGATGTAAAAGGTAAGGAAGATGTTCTTATCAGAATACACTCAGAATGCTTTACAGGAGATATACTTGGATCTATGAGGTGTGACTGCGGACTTCAGCTGAAGGCTGCTATGAAAAAAATAGATGAAGAGGGAGAGGGAATAATCCTATATCTAAGACAAGAGGGAAGAGGCATTGGACTTATTAATAAGATAAAGGCTTATGCTCTTCAGGATAAGGGGTTAGATACGGTAGAGGCAAATGAACAGTTGGGATTTGAAGCTGATCTCAGAGACTATGCAGTCGCTTCTCAAATGCTAAAGGCTCTAGAGGTGAAATCAGTGAGAGTCATGACAAATAATCTGAGAAAAGTAAATGGTCTTGAGAAGTACGGAATAAAGGTCAATAAGAGAAAGGGTATAGAGGTAGACCCAAATGAAAATAATCTGAGATACCTCAAAACCAAGAAGACTAAACTTGGACACATATTAAAACTTGATGAAAATAAATAA
- a CDS encoding PucR family transcriptional regulator ligand-binding domain-containing protein produces the protein MAIKISELLQSISEKEMKLVAGKKGINNIVRWVHMVEHKDITFYLKGQEVAIITGIALEKAEDLFDLVKRIYNNDASGVIINVGPYIDKIPEEIIKFCDENDFPLFESPWHVYMAEVMRKFSYEITLSLQSNLELAGIFKNAIFFQDVLELYIPQLKKNNFREEWSYCLAVIEILKEDGVHIIDKKKRTLILKNIENIVTYNHERTFVFESDGRFILVFANYSEEKIKSIVETVKNKCMHLLTKNEKMYFCIGKASKNIKCIAKSHRKALDVLKIQKINDCKNEVTMYSDLGAYKLLLSIDDREIINEYYQETIEPLVKYDQLNGTDYVLVLDTYLKYNGSLKEVATQLFYHRNTINYKLNKIQEILSCDLSELNTRLLLILGLMLRKTM, from the coding sequence ATGGCCATAAAAATAAGCGAATTATTACAATCTATTAGTGAAAAAGAGATGAAATTAGTTGCAGGAAAAAAAGGAATAAATAATATTGTCCGTTGGGTTCATATGGTTGAGCATAAGGATATAACATTTTATTTAAAAGGTCAGGAGGTTGCCATTATAACCGGTATTGCCCTAGAAAAGGCCGAGGATCTCTTTGACTTAGTAAAACGTATTTACAACAACGATGCCAGCGGTGTGATTATCAATGTGGGTCCATACATTGATAAAATCCCTGAGGAAATCATCAAATTTTGTGACGAAAATGATTTTCCACTTTTTGAATCACCTTGGCATGTTTACATGGCAGAGGTCATGAGAAAATTCTCTTATGAAATAACACTTTCCCTCCAGTCAAATCTAGAGTTGGCAGGGATATTCAAAAATGCAATATTTTTTCAGGATGTCTTAGAATTATACATCCCTCAACTGAAAAAAAATAATTTTCGAGAAGAGTGGTCGTATTGTCTTGCAGTTATTGAAATATTAAAAGAAGATGGAGTCCATATAATCGATAAGAAAAAACGTACTTTGATATTAAAAAATATAGAAAATATAGTTACCTATAACCACGAAAGAACCTTTGTATTCGAGTCAGATGGCAGATTTATTTTAGTATTTGCAAATTATTCTGAGGAAAAAATCAAAAGTATCGTGGAAACGGTAAAAAATAAATGTATGCATCTCCTTACAAAAAATGAAAAAATGTATTTTTGCATCGGAAAAGCTAGCAAAAATATAAAATGCATTGCAAAAAGTCATAGAAAGGCATTAGATGTATTAAAAATTCAAAAGATAAACGACTGCAAAAATGAAGTAACTATGTATAGTGATCTAGGTGCTTATAAATTGCTTCTTTCAATCGATGACAGGGAAATTATAAATGAATACTATCAAGAAACAATAGAACCCTTAGTCAAGTACGATCAACTCAACGGAACAGATTATGTACTAGTTCTAGATACATATTTAAAATACAATGGTAGTCTTAAAGAAGTTGCCACTCAGTTATTTTATCACAGAAACACAATCAATTATAAATTAAATAAGATACAAGAAATCCTCTCCTGTGACCTATCAGAACTCAACACTAGACTTTTATTAATTCTAGGTTTAATGCTTAGAAAAACCATGTAG
- a CDS encoding fumarate hydratase, protein MKELDLTKVTEEVARLCIEANYYIGQDVMGKIKEALEKEESPVGKNILEQIITNDGIAADDQVPMCQDTGLAVIFLEVGTEVKINGDIYEAINAGVRKGYEEGYLRKSAVRHPLDRVNTKDNTPAIIHTKLVPGSDKVKIIVAPKGGGSENMSYVKMLAPAAGVEGVKNLIIEAIKAGGGNPCPPMVVGVGLGGTFEKAALLAKEALMRDLNDKSPDPVNAKLEEELLELINNTGVGPLGLGGKVTALTVKVNSYPCHIASLPVAVNINCHAARHKEVIL, encoded by the coding sequence GTGAAAGAACTTGATTTGACAAAAGTAACGGAAGAAGTTGCAAGACTCTGTATAGAGGCTAACTACTATATCGGCCAGGATGTAATGGGGAAAATCAAAGAAGCCTTGGAGAAAGAAGAATCTCCTGTGGGAAAAAACATCCTAGAGCAGATAATTACAAATGATGGTATCGCTGCAGATGACCAGGTTCCAATGTGTCAAGACACAGGACTGGCAGTTATTTTTCTAGAAGTGGGTACAGAAGTAAAAATAAACGGTGATATCTATGAGGCTATCAACGCTGGTGTAAGAAAAGGATATGAAGAGGGATATCTCAGAAAATCCGCAGTAAGGCACCCTCTTGACAGAGTAAATACAAAGGACAATACTCCTGCGATTATTCATACTAAACTTGTACCTGGATCAGATAAGGTGAAAATTATCGTGGCTCCTAAAGGTGGAGGAAGCGAAAATATGAGTTATGTAAAAATGCTGGCCCCAGCAGCAGGTGTAGAGGGAGTAAAGAATCTAATAATCGAGGCTATCAAAGCCGGTGGAGGAAATCCATGCCCTCCAATGGTAGTAGGTGTGGGTCTAGGAGGAACTTTTGAAAAAGCTGCTCTTCTAGCCAAAGAGGCACTAATGAGAGACCTCAATGATAAAAGTCCAGATCCTGTAAATGCAAAATTAGAAGAGGAACTTCTTGAGCTCATAAACAATACTGGAGTAGGGCCACTAGGTCTAGGTGGAAAAGTAACAGCCCTTACTGTAAAAGTAAATAGCTATCCATGTCATATAGCGTCACTTCCGGTGGCTGTAAATATAAACTGTCATGCAGCTAGGCATAAAGAAGTAATCCTATAA
- the serC gene encoding 3-phosphoserine/phosphohydroxythreonine transaminase yields the protein MRSLIYKIILNIKGENNMNTKIHPALVGSLTSTAPSEGIINFSPGPTSLPKDVEKKIAAIFNKGGLTSLALSHRSPEFLKILEHTIAITRKVMEIPDDYEVIFTHGGGHGQFAAVPLNLCHEKSDIATYIVNGTWSARGRDEAMKYCSVKTIDGRDMQTGNYTTFPKLNESDIDPESKYLYLCSNETVNGIELHRLPKLPESRKHVPLVVDASSDFTSKPIDWHGSGVGVLFACASKNIGHPGLTVAIVRRDLLGKDKASPLCPGVFNYTTNSEAGNLWNTPATFNIEVVGLLMDWLENKGGVAANECRSIDKANTLYDVIDNSKGFYGTPVNDKGLRSRMNIPFNIKGGDETLTNKFLVESWDLGMVGLRTLTPFGVGDYLRASLYNGVTLEETKKLADFMESFAKKNS from the coding sequence ATGAGATCTCTTATCTATAAAATAATATTGAATATAAAGGGGGAAAATAACATGAATACAAAGATTCATCCAGCCCTTGTTGGTTCGCTCACTTCAACAGCTCCATCAGAAGGGATAATAAATTTTAGTCCAGGTCCTACTTCACTACCAAAGGATGTGGAGAAGAAAATTGCAGCAATTTTTAATAAAGGTGGTCTTACATCACTGGCGCTCTCTCATCGATCACCTGAATTTTTAAAAATACTTGAGCATACCATTGCAATCACTAGAAAAGTGATGGAAATACCTGATGACTATGAAGTTATTTTCACTCATGGTGGTGGGCATGGACAATTTGCTGCGGTGCCTTTGAACCTTTGTCATGAAAAATCAGATATTGCAACATATATCGTCAACGGAACTTGGTCAGCTAGGGGAAGAGATGAAGCAATGAAATACTGCAGCGTCAAAACTATTGACGGGAGAGATATGCAGACAGGTAACTATACAACTTTTCCTAAGTTGAACGAATCAGATATTGACCCTGAAAGTAAATACCTTTATCTCTGCTCAAATGAAACGGTAAACGGTATTGAGCTTCATAGACTTCCTAAGCTACCTGAGTCAAGAAAACACGTTCCTCTAGTTGTTGATGCTAGTTCTGACTTCACAAGCAAACCTATAGACTGGCATGGAAGCGGGGTCGGTGTGCTTTTTGCATGTGCTTCAAAGAATATCGGTCATCCTGGTCTGACAGTGGCAATTGTTCGTAGGGATCTTCTAGGGAAAGACAAGGCTTCTCCTTTGTGCCCTGGTGTATTTAATTATACGACAAACAGCGAGGCGGGAAACCTTTGGAATACTCCGGCAACCTTTAATATTGAGGTGGTTGGGTTATTAATGGACTGGCTAGAAAATAAAGGAGGCGTGGCTGCCAATGAGTGTCGTTCTATTGATAAAGCCAATACTCTTTATGATGTTATTGATAATTCTAAAGGCTTTTATGGTACACCAGTAAATGATAAGGGCTTGAGAAGCCGAATGAATATCCCGTTTAATATAAAGGGAGGAGACGAAACCTTGACTAACAAATTTCTTGTTGAAAGTTGGGATCTTGGAATGGTAGGCCTACGTACGTTAACTCCTTTTGGTGTAGGAGATTATCTCAGGGCTAGCCTTTATAACGGCGTTACCTTAGAAGAAACTAAAAAACTGGCTGATTTTATGGAGAGTTTCGCAAAGAAAAATTCTTAG
- a CDS encoding electron transfer flavoprotein subunit alpha/FixB family protein — MNLDDYRGILVFAEQREGEIQNVGLELLGKAKELASEINEEVTAILLGYQVEHLSKELISYGADKVVVVDEEELKFYDTEAYAQAFSSVIEDKKPEIVLVGATTIGRDLGPRVSARVVTGLTADCTKLEISEERELLMTRPAFGGNLMATIICPDHRPQMSTVRPGVMQKFQKDEARTGEVEKFDVKFDKSKMKVKIIEIIKEEKEKIDITEANVLISGGRGVGSADNFKKLEGLAEEVGGTVSASRAIIDSGWIDHDRQVGQTGKTVRPDIYFALGISGAIQHVAGMEESEYIIAINKDKEAPIFNISDLGIVGDVSKIVPMITEEIKTLKAQKS, encoded by the coding sequence ATGAATTTAGATGATTATAGAGGAATCTTAGTATTTGCAGAGCAAAGAGAAGGCGAAATCCAGAATGTAGGACTCGAACTTCTAGGAAAAGCAAAAGAGCTGGCTTCTGAAATAAACGAAGAAGTTACGGCTATTCTACTTGGATATCAAGTGGAACATTTATCTAAAGAGTTGATCTCATATGGAGCGGACAAAGTTGTTGTTGTAGACGAAGAAGAACTTAAGTTTTATGATACAGAAGCTTACGCGCAGGCTTTTTCATCAGTTATAGAGGATAAAAAACCTGAAATAGTATTAGTAGGAGCTACAACTATAGGAAGGGACCTTGGACCGAGAGTCTCTGCAAGGGTTGTTACTGGACTTACTGCTGACTGTACTAAACTTGAGATTTCAGAAGAGAGAGAACTTCTCATGACAAGACCTGCCTTTGGCGGAAACTTAATGGCTACGATAATCTGCCCTGATCACAGACCACAGATGTCAACTGTAAGACCAGGAGTAATGCAAAAATTCCAAAAGGATGAGGCAAGAACAGGTGAAGTTGAAAAATTTGATGTTAAATTTGATAAATCAAAAATGAAGGTAAAAATAATTGAAATAATAAAAGAAGAAAAAGAGAAAATAGACATAACAGAGGCAAATGTATTAATTTCCGGAGGAAGAGGAGTCGGAAGTGCCGATAACTTCAAAAAACTAGAGGGGCTTGCAGAAGAGGTAGGGGGAACTGTCTCTGCATCGAGAGCAATTATAGATTCAGGATGGATAGACCACGACAGACAGGTCGGACAAACAGGTAAAACAGTAAGACCTGATATTTATTTTGCACTGGGAATTTCAGGGGCGATACAACACGTAGCTGGAATGGAAGAATCAGAGTATATAATAGCTATAAATAAGGATAAAGAAGCTCCTATATTTAATATTTCAGATTTAGGAATTGTAGGAGATGTTTCAAAAATAGTTCCTATGATCACAGAAGAAATAAAAACATTGAAAGCTCAAAAATCATAA
- a CDS encoding SDR family oxidoreductase — MNNYNFNLNGKVAVITGGGGVINGVFAKALCIRGAKVALFDIDKTAANRIALELIKLGGTAKAYKADVLSKESLTAAYEEVKKDFGTCDILLNGAGVHHPLATTGHEQLTEENMANGRTFFDLDIDKVKWVYNIDFMGTFLPTQVICKDMIGKAGCSVINISSMNAISPTSTVPIYSAAKAGVSNFTAWLSSYFAKVGIRVNALAPGFFVTNLNKNIMYKEDGTLSKRSERIIAGTPMSRFGNPDECVGTLLYLLDPQLSSFVTGAVIPIDGGFSSFCGV; from the coding sequence GTGAATAATTATAATTTTAATTTAAATGGAAAGGTTGCTGTTATAACAGGTGGTGGCGGAGTTATAAACGGGGTTTTTGCCAAGGCTTTATGTATTCGAGGGGCAAAGGTAGCCCTCTTTGACATAGATAAAACAGCTGCAAATCGAATAGCATTAGAACTTATAAAACTTGGTGGAACTGCCAAAGCTTATAAAGCAGATGTACTTTCAAAAGAAAGTTTGACTGCAGCTTATGAAGAAGTAAAAAAGGATTTTGGGACTTGCGACATTCTTTTAAACGGAGCCGGTGTTCATCACCCATTAGCGACTACCGGACACGAGCAACTTACAGAAGAAAATATGGCAAATGGTAGAACTTTCTTTGATTTGGATATTGATAAAGTGAAATGGGTATATAATATTGACTTTATGGGAACCTTCCTACCTACACAAGTTATTTGTAAAGATATGATAGGAAAGGCGGGATGTTCAGTTATTAATATTTCATCGATGAATGCAATTAGCCCTACAAGTACCGTTCCAATTTACTCTGCTGCAAAAGCTGGAGTGAGTAACTTTACTGCTTGGCTCTCCTCCTACTTTGCCAAGGTGGGTATTCGTGTAAATGCTCTTGCTCCTGGATTTTTTGTTACTAACCTGAATAAAAATATTATGTATAAAGAAGATGGAACTTTAAGCAAACGTTCTGAAAGGATTATTGCTGGAACTCCTATGTCAAGATTTGGGAATCCTGATGAATGTGTGGGCACATTACTTTATCTACTAGATCCGCAGCTTTCTAGTTTTGTAACTGGTGCAGTTATTCCTATTGATGGTGGTTTCAGCTCTTTCTGTGGAGTTTAA
- a CDS encoding riboflavin synthase: MFTGLVEEMGEVISVARGEKSLKIKIKCKKVLEGAKIGDSIATNGTCLTAVELGDNYFTADCMFETVKRTNLKRLKSGSKVNLEKSLTLATPLGGHLVTGDVDCEGKILSIKQEGIAKIYEISLEPRLMKYVVEKGRITLDGASLTIVDFTKESISVSLIPHTQEMITLGYKRIGDYINVETDLIGKYVERLLHFDSNKDEKKNKGIDKKFLLENGFL; this comes from the coding sequence ATTTTTACAGGACTGGTGGAAGAGATGGGAGAAGTAATCTCTGTAGCAAGAGGAGAAAAATCCCTGAAAATAAAAATAAAATGCAAAAAAGTACTTGAGGGTGCCAAGATAGGTGACAGTATAGCAACAAACGGTACCTGTCTGACGGCTGTGGAGTTAGGTGATAATTATTTTACAGCAGATTGCATGTTTGAAACAGTAAAAAGGACAAATCTAAAAAGGCTGAAAAGCGGGTCAAAGGTAAATCTTGAAAAATCCCTGACACTGGCAACTCCCTTAGGAGGTCATCTGGTTACAGGAGACGTAGACTGTGAGGGGAAAATACTCTCAATAAAACAAGAGGGAATTGCAAAAATATATGAGATCAGCTTAGAACCGAGACTAATGAAATATGTGGTTGAAAAGGGGAGAATAACTCTCGATGGAGCCAGTCTCACAATTGTTGACTTTACAAAAGAAAGTATAAGTGTATCACTCATACCTCATACTCAAGAGATGATAACCCTGGGATATAAAAGAATCGGAGATTATATCAATGTTGAAACTGACCTTATAGGAAAATATGTAGAAAGGCTCCTTCATTTTGATAGTAATAAAGATGAGAAAAAAAATAAGGGAATAGATAAAAAATTCCTTCTGGAAAACGGATTTCTTTAA
- a CDS encoding malic enzyme-like NAD(P)-binding protein has translation MSTVYEKSLKLHEENKGKIEVVSKVKVTNREELSLAYSPGVAEPCRKIQENKEDVYKYTSKGNMVAVISDGSAVLGLGNIGPEAALPVMEGKAILLKEFAGVDSFPICLDTQDTEEIIKTCKLLAPSFGGINLEDISAPRCVEIETRLKEELDIPVFHDDQHGTAIIVTAAIMNSYKLLKKELKDANVVVCGAGAAGSSIIKMIKELNVNNIIAVDKDGIIAREDEAREYDFLSKELSNITNKENLKGGLGDAVKGADIFIGVSAPGILKPEMIKTMGADPIIFAMANPTPEIMPDEALAAGAKIVGTGRSDFHNQVNNVLAFPGLFRGALDAKAKKITEEMKMAAAIALANVIEESELRDDYIIPDPFDERVVKVVSETVARVAKDMKICRD, from the coding sequence ATGTCAACAGTTTATGAAAAGTCATTGAAGCTACATGAAGAAAACAAGGGTAAAATAGAGGTAGTCTCAAAAGTAAAAGTAACTAACAGAGAGGAACTTAGTCTTGCATATTCTCCAGGGGTTGCAGAACCTTGCAGAAAGATTCAGGAAAATAAGGAAGATGTTTATAAATATACATCTAAAGGAAATATGGTGGCGGTAATAAGTGACGGATCTGCAGTACTAGGCCTCGGAAACATAGGGCCTGAAGCTGCTCTCCCTGTAATGGAGGGAAAGGCTATTCTGTTAAAAGAGTTTGCCGGAGTAGATTCTTTTCCAATCTGCCTCGATACTCAAGACACAGAGGAGATAATAAAAACATGTAAACTTTTGGCACCAAGCTTTGGTGGTATCAACTTAGAGGATATATCAGCACCTAGATGTGTAGAGATAGAGACTAGGCTAAAAGAGGAACTAGATATACCTGTATTTCATGATGACCAGCACGGAACTGCAATCATAGTTACGGCGGCGATAATGAATTCTTATAAATTATTGAAGAAAGAATTGAAAGATGCAAATGTAGTGGTATGTGGTGCAGGAGCTGCTGGAAGTTCTATCATAAAAATGATAAAAGAACTTAATGTAAATAATATCATCGCAGTGGATAAGGATGGTATCATAGCAAGAGAGGATGAGGCGAGAGAGTACGACTTCCTTTCTAAAGAGCTTTCGAATATAACAAACAAAGAAAACCTAAAAGGTGGACTAGGAGATGCAGTAAAGGGAGCAGATATATTTATAGGGGTATCGGCCCCAGGGATACTTAAACCAGAAATGATAAAAACAATGGGTGCAGATCCAATAATCTTTGCCATGGCAAATCCTACTCCAGAGATAATGCCTGATGAAGCATTAGCAGCAGGAGCCAAGATAGTTGGAACAGGAAGGTCTGATTTCCATAATCAGGTTAATAATGTTCTTGCATTCCCAGGGCTTTTTAGAGGTGCCCTAGATGCAAAGGCGAAAAAAATAACTGAAGAGATGAAAATGGCGGCAGCTATAGCTCTTGCCAACGTAATAGAGGAGTCGGAGTTGAGAGATGACTATATAATTCCTGATCCATTTGATGAGAGAGTTGTAAAGGTAGTGTCTGAAACTGTGGCTAGAGTTGCAAAGGACATGAAGATCTGTAGGGATTAA